One Takifugu rubripes chromosome 19, fTakRub1.2, whole genome shotgun sequence genomic window carries:
- the LOC101062267 gene encoding putative homeodomain transcription factor 2 isoform X2, with product MAKIAWYQEKIGAYDQQVWEKSLEQADLNGLNNKPKKVCYIKPDLIDVDLVKGSTFSKAKPESPWTALARKGLVRVLLFPFFFQWWIQVTSRSIFFGILILYFMQMAAVLLYSEVPGASASDVLGPMCLMLLLGTVHCQIVSTESSRGSSGSPSSSSSASPARRKRPRKSRGLKKTEENSSRNRNPEQKGSRQLHSNKNTSDEVSSEEEEAVIPQGPHRERQPAATCPSPGPGCPVRKRKLKPDPQTLKPQEEGGASIKAKPGEQDRLRPGIGSRPTSDTDDAVWEELLQGPDSASTGSSGSDNSRGCSDGLALPSMNTLSSDDDDRPQETSRNQLSWLQACHPSRDRVSAIIWEQGECKKADMSVLEISGIILTRVKLVEQGVGYLMLSGLITTILALLPLGFRMAQQLDVSSLGSMSLTELGLVAAGSSDAKTYVFFFITTVQRICLTGLLFFMMCVAERTYKQRLLFAKYFSHITSARKAKKSEIPHFRLKKVQNIKMWLSLRSFLRVETRATAVGRRHRVHRVPAGAFCLRHHLCSAAAQPQNLPGLPDELGADGLGLLAPLLSVATVNAGLRDRLQVQQLVGAADGADKCVPQNGEEAP from the exons ATGGCCAAAATAGCCTGGTATCAAGAAAAG atcgGAGCCTATGATCAACAGGTGTGGGAGAAGTCTTTGGAGCAGGCAGATCTAAAC GGTTTgaacaacaaaccaaaaaaggtGTGTTACATCAAGCCGGACCTGATCGATGTTGATTTGGTGAAAG GATCGACATTCAGCAAAGCCAAACCAGAGAGTCCCTGGACGGCTCTGGCCCGGAAGGGCCTCGTCAGAGTGTTGCTCTTTCCATTCTTCTTCCAGTGGTGGATCCAGGTGACCTCCAGATCCATCTTCTTCGGTATCCTGATTCTGTACTTCATGCAAA TGGCAGCAGTGCTGCTCTACTCGGAGGTCCCTGGGGCAAGTGCAAGTGATGTGTTGGGGCCCATGTgtctcatgctgctgctgggtaCGGTGCACTGCCAGATCGTGTCAACAGAATCCAGCCGGGGGTCCTCTGGCAGTCCATCTTCCAGCTCCAGCGCCAGCCCTGCACGCAGGAAGAG GCCGAGGAAAAGCAGAGGGctgaaaaaaacagaagaaaatagcAGCCGAAACAGGAACCCGGAGCAGAAGGGCTCCCGGCAATTACACAGTAATAAA AACACCTCCGATGAGGTCtccagcgaggaagaggaggcggtaATTCCACAGGGGCCTCATCGAGAGAGACAACCCGCTGCGACTTGTCCTTCACCTGGGCCAGGGTGTCCTGTTCGAAAGAGAAAGCTAAAGCCTGACCCACAGACGTTAAAGCCTCAG GAAGAGGGTGGGGCCTCCATCAAAGCGAAACCTGGAGAACAGGACCGCCTCAGGCCTGGCATCGGCTCACGGCCCACTTCAGACACTGACGACGCCGTGTGGGAGGAGCTTCTTCAGGGGCCCGACTCTGCCTCCaccggcagcagcggcagtgaCAACAGCAGGGGGTGCAGCGATGGACTAGCGCTCCCATCGATGAACACCCTGAGCAGCGACGATGACGACAGGCCGCAGGAAACCAGTCGA AACCAGCTGTCTTGGCTGCAGGCGTGCCACCCGTCCAGGGACCGGGTCAGTGCTATAATCTGGGAGCAGGGCGAGTGTAAGAAAGCAGACATGTCAGTGCTGGAGATCAGTGGCATCATTCTCACACGG GTTAAACTGGTGGAGCAGGGCGTGGGTTATCTCATGCTCAGTGGGCTGATAACCACCATCCTGGCTCTGCTTCCTCTCGGTTTCCGCATGGCTCAGCAGCTGGATGTGTCCAGCCTGGGCTCCATGTCCCTGACAGAGCTGGGGCTGGTGGCAGCGGGGTCATCTGACGCCAAGACCTACGTGTTCTTTTTCATCACCACAGTGCAGAGGATCTGCCTCACGGGGCTCCTTTTCTTCATGATGTGTGTGGCCGAGAGGACGTACAAACAG AGACTATTATTTGCCAAGTACTTCAGCCACATCACTTCAGCTCGCAAGGCCAAAAAGTCCGAGATCCCTCACTTCCGGCTGAAAAAAGTGCAGAACATAAAGATGTGGCTGTCTCTACGCTCCTTCCTGAGAGTTG AGACGAGGGCCACAGCGGTCGGTCGACGTCATCGTGTCCACCGTGTTCCTGCTGGCGCTTTCTGTCTCCGTCATCATTTGTGCTCAG CTGCTGCACAGCCACAAAACCTTCCTGGACTCCCTGATGAACTGGGAGCTGATGGTTTGggcctcctcgctcctcttctttctgttgCGACTGTCAACGCTGGGCTCCGAGACCGACTGCAAGTACAGCAACTCGTCGGTGCTGCTGACGGAGCAG ATAAATGTGTACCGCAAAATGGAGAAGAAGCCCCATAA
- the LOC101062267 gene encoding putative homeodomain transcription factor 2 isoform X1, which yields MAKIAWYQEKIGAYDQQVWEKSLEQADLNGLNNKPKKVCYIKPDLIDVDLVKGSTFSKAKPESPWTALARKGLVRVLLFPFFFQWWIQVTSRSIFFGILILYFMQMAAVLLYSEVPGASASDVLGPMCLMLLLGTVHCQIVSTESSRGSSGSPSSSSSASPARRKRPRKSRGLKKTEENSSRNRNPEQKGSRQLHSNKNTSDEVSSEEEEAVIPQGPHRERQPAATCPSPGPGCPVRKRKLKPDPQTLKPQEEGGASIKAKPGEQDRLRPGIGSRPTSDTDDAVWEELLQGPDSASTGSSGSDNSRGCSDGLALPSMNTLSSDDDDRPQETSRNQLSWLQACHPSRDRVSAIIWEQGECKKADMSVLEISGIILTRVKLVEQGVGYLMLSGLITTILALLPLGFRMAQQLDVSSLGSMSLTELGLVAAGSSDAKTYVFFFITTVQRICLTGLLFFMMCVAERTYKQRLLFAKYFSHITSARKAKKSEIPHFRLKKVQNIKMWLSLRSFLRRRGPQRSVDVIVSTVFLLALSVSVIICAQLLHSHKTFLDSLMNWELMVWASSLLFFLLRLSTLGSETDCKYSNSSVLLTEQINVYRKMEKKPHKKDELSVVNNVLKLATKLMKELDTPFRLLGLTVNPLIYNFTRVVILSAVSAVVSDLLGFNIRLLKIKP from the exons ATGGCCAAAATAGCCTGGTATCAAGAAAAG atcgGAGCCTATGATCAACAGGTGTGGGAGAAGTCTTTGGAGCAGGCAGATCTAAAC GGTTTgaacaacaaaccaaaaaaggtGTGTTACATCAAGCCGGACCTGATCGATGTTGATTTGGTGAAAG GATCGACATTCAGCAAAGCCAAACCAGAGAGTCCCTGGACGGCTCTGGCCCGGAAGGGCCTCGTCAGAGTGTTGCTCTTTCCATTCTTCTTCCAGTGGTGGATCCAGGTGACCTCCAGATCCATCTTCTTCGGTATCCTGATTCTGTACTTCATGCAAA TGGCAGCAGTGCTGCTCTACTCGGAGGTCCCTGGGGCAAGTGCAAGTGATGTGTTGGGGCCCATGTgtctcatgctgctgctgggtaCGGTGCACTGCCAGATCGTGTCAACAGAATCCAGCCGGGGGTCCTCTGGCAGTCCATCTTCCAGCTCCAGCGCCAGCCCTGCACGCAGGAAGAG GCCGAGGAAAAGCAGAGGGctgaaaaaaacagaagaaaatagcAGCCGAAACAGGAACCCGGAGCAGAAGGGCTCCCGGCAATTACACAGTAATAAA AACACCTCCGATGAGGTCtccagcgaggaagaggaggcggtaATTCCACAGGGGCCTCATCGAGAGAGACAACCCGCTGCGACTTGTCCTTCACCTGGGCCAGGGTGTCCTGTTCGAAAGAGAAAGCTAAAGCCTGACCCACAGACGTTAAAGCCTCAG GAAGAGGGTGGGGCCTCCATCAAAGCGAAACCTGGAGAACAGGACCGCCTCAGGCCTGGCATCGGCTCACGGCCCACTTCAGACACTGACGACGCCGTGTGGGAGGAGCTTCTTCAGGGGCCCGACTCTGCCTCCaccggcagcagcggcagtgaCAACAGCAGGGGGTGCAGCGATGGACTAGCGCTCCCATCGATGAACACCCTGAGCAGCGACGATGACGACAGGCCGCAGGAAACCAGTCGA AACCAGCTGTCTTGGCTGCAGGCGTGCCACCCGTCCAGGGACCGGGTCAGTGCTATAATCTGGGAGCAGGGCGAGTGTAAGAAAGCAGACATGTCAGTGCTGGAGATCAGTGGCATCATTCTCACACGG GTTAAACTGGTGGAGCAGGGCGTGGGTTATCTCATGCTCAGTGGGCTGATAACCACCATCCTGGCTCTGCTTCCTCTCGGTTTCCGCATGGCTCAGCAGCTGGATGTGTCCAGCCTGGGCTCCATGTCCCTGACAGAGCTGGGGCTGGTGGCAGCGGGGTCATCTGACGCCAAGACCTACGTGTTCTTTTTCATCACCACAGTGCAGAGGATCTGCCTCACGGGGCTCCTTTTCTTCATGATGTGTGTGGCCGAGAGGACGTACAAACAG AGACTATTATTTGCCAAGTACTTCAGCCACATCACTTCAGCTCGCAAGGCCAAAAAGTCCGAGATCCCTCACTTCCGGCTGAAAAAAGTGCAGAACATAAAGATGTGGCTGTCTCTACGCTCCTTCCTGAGA AGACGAGGGCCACAGCGGTCGGTCGACGTCATCGTGTCCACCGTGTTCCTGCTGGCGCTTTCTGTCTCCGTCATCATTTGTGCTCAG CTGCTGCACAGCCACAAAACCTTCCTGGACTCCCTGATGAACTGGGAGCTGATGGTTTGggcctcctcgctcctcttctttctgttgCGACTGTCAACGCTGGGCTCCGAGACCGACTGCAAGTACAGCAACTCGTCGGTGCTGCTGACGGAGCAG ATAAATGTGTACCGCAAAATGGAGAAGAAGCCCCATAAGAAAGATGAGCTCAGTGTCGTCAACAATGTGCTGAAATTAGCGACAAAATTGATGAAG GAGCTGGATACTCCGTTCAGGCTGCTGGGCCTGACCGTCAACCCTCTGATCTATAACTTCACCAGAGTGGTCATCCTGTCCGCTGTCTCCGCTGTGGTCAGCGATCTCTTGGGCTTCAACATCAGA CTGTTGAAAATCAAGCCCTGA
- the LOC115247022 gene encoding LOW QUALITY PROTEIN: 6-phosphofructo-2-kinase/fructose-2,6-bisphosphatase 2-like (The sequence of the model RefSeq protein was modified relative to this genomic sequence to represent the inferred CDS: deleted 2 bases in 2 codons), which produces MSSFHVDNGSANSAEAKKTELRMNEKKCSWASYMTNSPTVIVMIGLPARGKTYMSKKLTRYLNWIGVPTKVFNLGVYRREAVGTYKSYDFFRHDNEEAMKIRKQCALVALQDVKAYLMKEGGQIAVFDATNTTRERRDLILSFGKENAFKVFFVESVCDDPEVIAANIMEVKVSSPDYPERHRERVMDDFLKRIECYKVTYQPLDPDDYDKDLSFIKMMNVGRRFLVNRVQDYIQSKIVYYLMNIHVHSHSIYLCRHGESSHNIEGRIGGDSELSHRGKAGRTFAFSQALFLTGFKHNLADLKVWTSQLRRTIQTAEELRIPYEQWKILNEIDAGVCEEMTYEMIQNTFPEEFALRDQDKYHYRYPGGESYQDLVQRLEPVIMELERQGNVLVVCHQAVMRCLLAYFLDKGAEDLPYMKCPLHTVLKLTPVAYG; this is translated from the exons ATGTCAAGCTTTCACGTGGACAATGGCTCTGCCAACTCAGCAGAAGCTAAGAAAACAGAGCTGAGGATGAACGAGAAGAAATGCT CCTGGGCTTCTTATATGACCAATTCCCCAACGGTGATCGTGATGATCGGCCTGCCGGCGAGGGGAAAGACTTACATGTCCAAGAAACTCACCCGTTATCTCAACTGGATTGGCGTCCCAACCAAAG TGTTTAACCTGGGTGTGTACCGCAGAGAAGCTGTCGGGACGTACAAATCCTATGATTTCTTCCGCCATGACAACGAAGAGGCCATGAAAATAAGGAA ACAGTGCGCTCTGGTCGCCCTGCAAGACGTGAAGGCCTACCtgatgaaggagggaggccaGATCGCA GTGTTTGATGCGACAAATACAACAAGAGAGCGAAGAGATTTAATTCTGTCGTTTGGGAAGGAGAATGCGTTCAAG GTGTTCTTCGTGGAGTCCGTGTGTGACGACCCCGAAGTCATTGCTGCTAATATTATG gaagtgaaggtgtCCAGTCCAGACTACCCTGAGAGACACCGGGAGAGAGTAATGGACGACTTTCTCAAGCGAATCGAGTGTTACAAGGTCACATACCAGCCACTGGATCCTGATGACTATGACAA GGATTTGTCTTTCATCAAGATGATGAATGTAGGCCGGCGTTTTCTGGTAAACCGGGTGCAGGACTACATCCAGAGTAAGATTGTCTACTACCTTATGAACATTCACGTGCACTCGCACTCCATCTACTTGTGTCGGCACGGAGAGAGTAGCCACAACATCGAAGGCCGCATTGGAGGAGACTCGGAACTTTCTCATCGGGGGAAAGCAGGTAGAACTTTTGCCTTTTCTCAAGCTCTTTTTCTGACCGGCTTTAAG CACAATCTGGCAGACTTGAAGGTTTGGACGAGCCAACTTAGAAGA ACCATCCAGACGGCAGAGGAGCTGAGAATCCCCTACGAACAGTGGAAAATACTCAACGAGATTGATGCT gGCGTTTGCGAGGAGATGACTTATGAAATGATTCAGAATACATTCCCCGAGGAA TTTGCTTTGAGGGACCAGGACAAGTACCACTATCGTTATCCAGGAGGAGAG TCATATCAAGACTTGGTTCAGCGTTTGGAGCCAGTTATCATGGAGTTGGAACGACAGGGCAACGTGTTGGTGGTCTGCCACCAGGCGGTCATGCGTTGTCTGCTAGCTTACTTCCTGGACAAGGGTGCAG AAGATCTTCCATACATGAAATGTCCGCTGCACACGGTCCTCAAGCTGACCCCTGTCGCCTATG GATAA
- the LOC115246759 gene encoding G-protein coupled receptor 37-like 1 has protein sequence MSPSLLLLLIVSELRLVHTSQEFVAEPEVELAEDAGTLPAETTDFLSPGDERTKVLKRFVRGTKSGSSSENDEHRRNRDDLLGYQSSPRTEGHAPARPDNRTSEPRSGLFNPLYPVTDGSYWAYAVMLLAFLLFTAGIVGNLALMCIVWHNIYLKTTWNGIIAGLALWDFLVVFFCLPVVVFHELSVRRLLGDLSCRLVPYLEVSSLGVTTFSLCALSIDRFNAAMAPRALQKPRVEPCQSIISKLSIIWVGSMLLAAPELLLWRLLQETVSLPTVPSYMQQNQLGGTLIATLRTQPEKIKVEICVREPSVELSDGIYSLVLTYHEARMWWFFGCYICLPLLFSLACDLLTRHILAQQQPPKDSGRKVNSRSSSTSSSASAPKKKQPPRERRLRSTVMALTALHVACNTPESICSIVVTYVSQYVRADLLTPALPALGLIGQFLLFFRCAATPLLMLFLCRSLGQAFVDCCCCCCDECAPDGDSSPSLTTSTAVTSASPSPTSLSPSSKEEFKSILPKEPTLCAGGPPVGFGTPC, from the exons ATGAGTCCGTCTTTGTTGCTCCTCTTGATCGTCTCCGAGCTCCGTCTCGTCCACACCAGCCAGGAGTTTGTGGCGGAGCCTGAAGTTGAGCTGGCCGAGGATGCTGGGACGCTGCCGGCGGAGACAACGGACTTTCTCTCCCCGGGAGATGAACGCACAAAAGTCCTGAAACGATTCGTCCGAGGAACCAAAAGCGGGAGCTCTTCGGAGAACGACGAACACCGGCGGAACCGCGATGACCTGCTCGGTTACCAAAGCTCACCGCGGACCGAGGGACACGCACCAGCCCGGCCGGACAACAGGACCTCGGAGCCCAGGTCCGGGCTCTTCAACCCGCTGTACCCGGTCACCGACGGCTCCTACTGGGCCTACGCGGTCATGCTGCTCGCGTTCCTGCTCTTTACGGCGGGGATCGTCGGTAACCTCGCGCTCATGTGCATCGTGTGGCACAACATCTACCTGAAGACCACCTGGAACGGCATCATCGCCGGACTCGCCCTCTGGGACTTCTTGGTGGTCTTCTTCTGCCTGCCGGTGGTCGTGTTCCACGAGCTCTCAGTCAGGAGGTTGCTGGGAGACCTGTCCTGTCGGCTCGTGCCGTATCTGGAG GTTAGCTCTCTTGGCGTCACCACCTTCAGCCTCTGTGCCCTCAGTATCGATCGCTTCAATGCCGCCATGGCTCCCAGAGCGCTACAGAAGCCAAGGGTGGAGCCCTGCCAGTCCATCATCTCCAAGCTGTCCATCATCTGGGTGGGCTCCATGCTGCTGGCCGCCCCTGAACTGCTGCTCTGGAGGCTCCTCCAGGAGACCGTCAGCCTGCCAACAGTCCCCTCATAcatgcagcagaaccagctcgGGGGCACCCTCATTGCCACCTTAAGGACTCAGCCAGAAAAGATAAAGGTGGAAATTTGTGTCCGTGAGCCATCTGTGGAGCTCTCAGACGGTATCTACTCTCTGGTGCTGACATACCACGAGGCCCGCATGTGGTGGTTCTTTGGATGCTACATCTGTTTGCCTCTGCTCTTCAGTCTGGCCTGCGACCTGTTGACGAGGCACATACtagcccagcagcagccgccaaAGGACAGCGGCAGAAAGGTGAACAGCAgatcctcctccacgtcctcatcTGCGTCCGCCCCAAAGAAAAAGCAGCCGCCGAGAGAGCGTCGGCTTCGCTCCACCGTCATGGCTCTCACTGCTTTGCACGTCGCGTGCAACACGCCTGAgagcatctgcagcatcgtcgTGACGTACGTCTCTCAGTACGTGAGGGCTGACCTCCTGACTCCGGCTCTGCCGGCTCTGGGACTGATCGGACAGTTCCTGCTTTTCTTCCGGTGCGCCGCGACGCCCTTGTTGATGCTCTTCCTGTGTCGCTCCCTCGGACAGGCCTTCGtggactgttgctgctgctgctgtgacgaGTGCGCCCCCGATGGCGactcctctccgtctctcaccacCTCGACCGCCGTGACCTCCGCATCACCTTCCCCAACCTCTTTATCTCCCTCCAGCAAAGAGGAATTCAAGAGCATTTTGCCCAAAGAACCAACGCTCTGCGCAGGCGGTCCTCCAGTGGGTTTCGGTACACCCTGCTGA